AGGGAATCGCTAAGTGGTGGCATTTTACATGGACGCGCATGCTCCCGATAATGTTAGTCATCATTCTCGGCTATCATGGTATATTGTTTATTCTTCGCCGACCTGGCTTGAGACGTGTTAGGCACTTCCTGCTTCTTAAGGTGCCAATCGCCGAACGCGCTAGTAAGCTCCGCTCAATGGCTGGATTCACGCGGATACTTTGGCGCCTTTTGAAGGCAGGAATTCTCCCCATTACCGCCTGGGAAGTGGCATCCGCGGCCGCCGAGAATGAAGTCATCGCATCTGATTTACGCGAGCAGGTCAACCTTCTTCGGTCTGGCATGAAGTTAAGCGATGCGCTTGCCGCAACTGGTTACTTAAATGACAGTCATCAGCGCATCTTGATAACAGGTGAACAAACTGGGCAAATTGTAGATATGCTTGAGAAAGTTGTTGTCTACTATGAGGAGGCGGCAGTGGCGGCCGCGAACGCTGTAAAATGGGCGGGCTTGCACGTTTGCATTCTCTTCAATCTAGTTATATCTGGAATCGTCTCGGCATACGTTGTTAGCCATACATATAACAATATGTATAACTGGGTGGACTGGCTGTTCAAATAATAAGGAAGAGCCATGACATTATTTAAGTACAAAGTCAAAGATAAAGCTGGCAAAACGATTGACGGCGTTATGGAGGCGAACGAGGAACGCGAGGTTTCGACTCGCCTGCGTGAGATGGGCTACTTTATACTCAATATCCAAAAAGAAAGCGAACCTAGGGCGGCAGGCTTGGGTCCTCTTGCCCTTTTTGTTCGATTGTTTATTAATCCAATTTTCGCCGGTGCGTCTCCGATTCAACTTGCTGTGTTTTATCGCCAATTCGCCACAATGGTGAACTCAGGCATGACGATTGCCCAGGCGATTAGCATGCTTCAGAAACAAGGCGGGAGCTGGGTGTTAAGAAAAATTGCGCGCGAGGTCCTCTCGCTCATCCAATCTGGCGGCAGGCTTAGCGATTCTTTCTCACGCTATCCTTGGGTTTTTCCTGAGCTTCACATAAGCCTTCTACGTGCCGCTGAAGAAAGTGGAAACCTCGACAAAACCCTTGAAAGAATCGCCGAATATATGGAGCGCGAGGTGAACATTCGTCGAAAGCTCAGCATCGCTACTCTCTACCCGAAGATTCTTGTTGTTGCGTATATCTTCATTCCCAACATTCCCATCCTCATTCTTGGAACGCCGAGGGAATATATTAAATCATGCCTGAACTTGCTTGTCCCGATTCTCATCGGCTTGCTAGCCTTTTGGGTGGCTTTTAGAATCCTCACCCAAATTGTGCACTTTAGGTACATGATTGATATGCTTAAGCTCGCCGTTCCTAGGGTAGGGGCCGTTGTGAGAATGTTGGCTCTCGGAAGATTTTACCACGCCCTCGCCGCGCTTTATGCCGCGGGCGTACCAGCGGCGCAAGCCCTCGAACATGCTTCGAAAGCCGCCGGAAATTATTATCTAAGTTCCAAACTAAATAAGGCGGTTCCCAATCTAAGACAAGGAAGGCAGCTATCCGATTCGCTTGAGCGCACGTACGTTATACCTCCCACTGCGCTAGAAATGCTAAGGACCGGCGAGCAAAGCGGGATGGTGGACTCTATGCTCGAGAAGATGGCAGAATATGTAGAAAGCGACGCACAAGTTGCCATCGTTAAGTTGACCGTTGTCGGCAGTGTGCTCTTGTTTCTAGGAGTTGCCTCTTATATTGGAAAAATTGTGGTCAGTTTCTACGCAAGCTACTATTCGAATATACTCAAACACTAGCGATTGCTTATGCATGGCAAGCGAAATTACTACGAAATCCTAGGAGTGCCGAGGTCGGCGACGCCCGAGCAAATCAAGCGCCGCTACCGTTACCTCGTCCGCCAATACCATCCCGACGTCGCGAAAGACAAAGCGGCGGCGAAGGCGGCTTTCATCGAAATTACCGAAGCTTATCAAACGCTCAGCAATCCGGATAGGCGCGTTATCTACGACGCCCAGCTCGATGCCGAAATGATGCGCGTGCCTCCCCGCAGAGAGCCGCCGCCCCCGCATGGTACTCAACAGCGCGACAAGACTTATACCGCCTCCTCGGATATTACTCGGCTCTTTATGGAAGCGGAACGCGCATTTGCTACCGCTCAGTTTCGCACCGCCGCCAACATTTGCAGGCAAATTATCTCAATTGACAGGCGGCACATCCGAGCTCATCTCATGTTGGGAAACATTTACCGCATGCAGGGACGAATTGATGAGGCTATCGCAATGTATACAATGGTCCTCCAACTCGATCCCCGAAACGCGGAAGCCGAAGCGCTCTTGAGGAAACTTGCCCGCACTAGGAAGCCCGGCGTTAGCGACGTTAAGTCAATCGAACAGCAAATCGCCTTCAGAATTGGGCTGAATCTCATCGGCGTTTCGATTGCTGGCATCTTATTCATCCTGCTGTCCATCTCCGCCGAACCCCCACTGCAGGCTTTGGCGCAGTATCTGCCCTTTATTGGCAAGTGGAACACCATGCTTATCGCAGTCTTGCTGATTAATGGAGTGATATTTGGCTTTCTTCTCGCCTTAAATGACTGGGTTGGCCGCATTGACGACGAATTGGTATTCCAATCCATCTACGTCGGAGGGAGCCGCCCGATGAATTATCCGATTGGGCTCCTTTTGGTTATTATTAACTTCTTCAATTTCTACCTTGCGGCGTTTATTTATATTTTGTTTGGCTCTTTTCAAGAAAGCATTTCGAAGAGTGTTGCGCGGGCTTTCGCCGCCACTTTTATTTTGGTGGCGATTGCGGCTATAATGTATTCAGTAGGCAGAAGCCAGGTCTTGATATTTGGAGGCAACCTGGCGTTTCCCGCCATCTTGATTGGCTGGGGAATCGGGGACACATTCCGTCCCAGCTGGTAGGAGCCGCCGGTTGAGCATGCGGAACGCCTTAAGCCGCTAGCGAAGCCGATTGAAGAATCGGCGCAAGCCTTTGGAAAGCGCACGATGAAACTGCGATAACAAGGAGTAAAGATGAACGGGTCCACGGTAACTACGCAAACCTTAATAAAAATGAAGCGCGCGGGGGAGAAAATTACATGCCTCACCGCGTACGATTACTCCATGGCAAAGCTAATGGATGCCGCAGGCGTGGATGTAATTCTCGTCGGGGATTCCTTGGGTCAAGTCGTGTTGGGCTACGAGACAACGCTCCCTGTAACTATGGATGACATGCTCCACCACGTCAAAGCAGTCGTCCGGGGAGTTAGACGTGCGATGGTTGTCGCTGATATGCCGTTTATGAGCTTCCAACTGGGACCGGACGAAGCTCTTCTGAATGCTGCCCGATTTGCAAAAGAGGCGGGCGCCATCACACCGCCTTTGGAGGCTGGCAGACCCGCTACCGAGGCTCTTACCCTTGCCGTGAAGCTCGAAGGCGGCGGCCAGAACGTGATTGATGCCGTTAAGAAAATTGTTGACGCAGGGATTCCCGTGATGGGACACCTCGGCATGCTTCCGATGTCAGCCGCTGTATTCGGCGGTCCGCGGGTGCACGGCCGTACAGAAGAGGAGGCAGAGAAGATTATGAGGGAGGCCATCGCTCTACAAGACGCCGGCGTCTTTGCAATTGTCTTGGAAAAAGTGCCCCGCGAGCTGGCAAAGCAAATAACAGAGGCGCTTTCGGTTCCCACTATTGGCATCGGCGCGGGTCCGCACTGCGACGGCCAAGTGCTGGTTTCCTACGACATGCTCGGCTTGTACGGCGTTAAATTCAAGCACGTAAAGGAATATGTCCACCTTTTCGAAACCGTTATGAATGCCTTCAAAACGTACATCGAGGAAGTGAAGACGGGCAAATTCCCTGGACCCGAGCACAGCTCGTAAGCAGAAAGAGTGCACCAGCCTGCGGAGTAGCTGAGACGCTTGCCGAATCATCAACGCCGCAGGTGAGAAAAGTTCGAAGATAAAATGCTGATTCTGCATACAATCAACGAAGCAAGAGAATACATCGCGAACGCCCGTCGTGAAGGGAAGAAAATTGGCCTAGTGCCCACCATGGGCTACTTCCACGAGGGCCATCTTTCCCTCATGCGGCGCGCAAGGGTGGAAAACGATGTCGTTGTTGTAAGCCTCTTTGTCAACCCCACCCAGTTTGGACCCAACGAGGATTTCGCCCGATACCCCCGCGACGTTGAGCGCGACGCCCGCCTGGCTGAAGGGGTGGGGGTTGATGTAATCTTCAACCCATCGGTTGAGGAGATGTACCCCGAAGGTTATGCCACTTTTGTCAGCGTGGAAGGCATTACGGAAACTTTGGAGGGCGAGTTCCGCCCGGGCCACTTTAGGGGGGTCGCAACCGTCGTGCTCAAGCTCTTTAACATCCTGCCTGCCGACCGTGCCTACTTCGGGCTGAAAGACTATCAACAGCTTCTTGTCGTCAAGAAAATGGTGAACGATCTCAATCTACCAATCGAGATTGTTCCCATGCCAATCATCCGCGAAGAAGATGGCCTTGCTATGTCTTCTAGGAACACGTACCTAAATAATGAGGAGCGACGCGCCGCCGTTGTCCTCTATAAGGCTCTCCAATACGCAAATGAGCTTGTCAAATCGGGGCTCACAGACGGCAAGCGGCTTGAGCACGAGGTTGAGGAATACATCCGCAAAGAACCTCTTGCGCGCATAGACTATGTTGCCGTCCGCGACCCCGACAACCTCGCTCCCGTGGTGGAAATCTCAAAGCCTGTTGTCCTCCTTCTCGCAGTTCGCATCGGAAGTACAAGGCTCATTGACAACGCGGTGCTCCCCATGGATTAGCTTGTTTGGTTTGCCCAGAAGTTCAGCGCATTTTTCTAATTGCTTCGGCAAGTTTCGCTCATCGTTCGGCGGTTTGTGAACTGCCTACTCATAAGGTACAGGCTCAGCCTTCCCGCTTTTTGCCGATTTCTCCGCAGTTTCAATGACGGCAATAACGCGGCGCGAAGATTCGGGCGTTACCTCCAGCGGCGCGCCATCGAGAAGATGCGCGGCAAGATTCGGATAATACTCGTGCCAAGTGCTGTCTTTGTATTTCACCTCTGTGTCAATCGGGATGCCCTCAATCTCCGTCGAGAGCCTAAGCGTTCCTTTCCATTCGTCAATAATTGCACCTTTTGTGCCGAGGATGCGAAACTTTGGCTTCGGGAGCCGCGCGATGTTGGAGACCTGTAAATCTGCCATCGCCCCGTTCCTAAACCTGATAATCGCCTGCGTCTGGTCCTCGTTAGTTACATCATGCCAAACGCGCTTGTGGAAAAAGCCCGTAACATTCTCTATTTTTTCGGGGATGAGGTTGAGTATCCAGTCCACAAAGTGCGCACCCCAGTCGTACAGGCATCCACCCGAAATCTCCTTGTCGCTTCTCCACCAAGACCCGGGTTTATTGTAGCCGCCTATAAAAGCCTCGATGTGGAAGACTTCTCCAATTAAGCCCTTCTCGATGATTTCCTTAATCATCATGAAGTCGCCGTCGTGTCTCCTGTTGTGAAACGTTGTGAGCGTTACACCAGCTTTTTTGGCGGCTTCAATCATCTTGGTAGCTTCTTCTACAGTGAGGCACATGGGCTTTTCCAAAACAACGTGCTTTCCTGCCTCGATTGCCTTTAGCCCTAAATCGGCGTGGGTATTGTGTGGTGTAACGATGACGACGAGCTCGGCGTCGCTCTCCCGAAGCATATCGTCAATGTCGGTATAAGTTTGGATGTTTGGGAAGTCTCTCTTTGCCGCCTCCATCCTTTCGGGGTTGATGTCGCAGGCGGCAACGGTTATCATCCGCCCCGTATCGTTCATCCACTGCGCATGAGCTTTTCCCATGTTGAATGCGCCGCCGTATCCCACGACGGCACACTTTATCTTACGTTCGCCTACCATGTGGTTCTCCTTTGCCTTAAGCATTGTAAATCAGACATGTTTAAACTGCCTTTGGATAACTTATTGCGCAGGCAATCTTAATCCTTCATTTAGTTCGCGCAAATTTTACGCAGGATTGCCATTCAATCCCTTTGTTTTACAGACTTCTTAGCAAGCCGGGCGATCTGTCAATGCAGAAAAGATAAGAGGTTTATTAATAAAATATTATTTGTCTCCTAAAGATTCAGCGGTTTTTAACTGATAATTCGATTAAATCATCAGCTGTCGCACTTTTAGATAGGGACAGTGGTCGAATAGAGAGAGCGCTCGAAGTTGCTTGGGCTTTTTTGGGAAAGAATTGGCACTCTCTCCAGCACCATCCACCAGCGGTACAAGTCGGATGTGCCTTAGTACAAGAATGTAAAAGACTTGTACAAAACTTTTGTACCGAAGTACAAAAATGTTGTACCGCAGTACAAAAATGTTAGACCGAAGTACAACAATGTTAGACCGCGGGACAAAAATGTTAGACCGAGGGACAACATTGTTAAACCGAGGGACAAAAATGTTGCACAAAAGTATAAAAGACTTGTACTAAGGTGGAAAGAGGTTGGAGAGAGCTCGAATTACGCAAAAAATGCAAGCAAGCAATTCCGTCCCACTTCGAAATATCTCTACGAAGCCGCCAAACTTTCTGGAAGGGGCGCTTGATGATTAAACAAAAAAGAGGAGGAAATTAGAATGGCAGATTATGTCCCAAAAAATGACTCGCAGTTCGGTGCATGGCTTGCGAACTTCCTGGCAGTACTTGAACAGCATTTGGCGGACTTCGGGTTGCAAATGAGCGACTTCACGCCGCTGGATGAAGCGAAGATAGTTTTTGATGGCGCCCTCTCGACGCACATTGCACGTCAGGCGGCAGCTAAGCAAGCCACGGAGGCAAAGAAAGCGGCAAGGAAGCATAGTATTGAAGTACTTCGCCCACTTGTGAGAAGAATAAACAACCATCCGGCAATGACGAACGA
This genomic interval from Armatimonadota bacterium contains the following:
- a CDS encoding type II secretion system F family protein, which gives rise to MTLFKYKVKDKAGKTIDGVMEANEEREVSTRLREMGYFILNIQKESEPRAAGLGPLALFVRLFINPIFAGASPIQLAVFYRQFATMVNSGMTIAQAISMLQKQGGSWVLRKIAREVLSLIQSGGRLSDSFSRYPWVFPELHISLLRAAEESGNLDKTLERIAEYMEREVNIRRKLSIATLYPKILVVAYIFIPNIPILILGTPREYIKSCLNLLVPILIGLLAFWVAFRILTQIVHFRYMIDMLKLAVPRVGAVVRMLALGRFYHALAALYAAGVPAAQALEHASKAAGNYYLSSKLNKAVPNLRQGRQLSDSLERTYVIPPTALEMLRTGEQSGMVDSMLEKMAEYVESDAQVAIVKLTVVGSVLLFLGVASYIGKIVVSFYASYYSNILKH
- a CDS encoding DnaJ domain-containing protein; protein product: MHGKRNYYEILGVPRSATPEQIKRRYRYLVRQYHPDVAKDKAAAKAAFIEITEAYQTLSNPDRRVIYDAQLDAEMMRVPPRREPPPPHGTQQRDKTYTASSDITRLFMEAERAFATAQFRTAANICRQIISIDRRHIRAHLMLGNIYRMQGRIDEAIAMYTMVLQLDPRNAEAEALLRKLARTRKPGVSDVKSIEQQIAFRIGLNLIGVSIAGILFILLSISAEPPLQALAQYLPFIGKWNTMLIAVLLINGVIFGFLLALNDWVGRIDDELVFQSIYVGGSRPMNYPIGLLLVIINFFNFYLAAFIYILFGSFQESISKSVARAFAATFILVAIAAIMYSVGRSQVLIFGGNLAFPAILIGWGIGDTFRPSW
- the panB gene encoding 3-methyl-2-oxobutanoate hydroxymethyltransferase translates to MNGSTVTTQTLIKMKRAGEKITCLTAYDYSMAKLMDAAGVDVILVGDSLGQVVLGYETTLPVTMDDMLHHVKAVVRGVRRAMVVADMPFMSFQLGPDEALLNAARFAKEAGAITPPLEAGRPATEALTLAVKLEGGGQNVIDAVKKIVDAGIPVMGHLGMLPMSAAVFGGPRVHGRTEEEAEKIMREAIALQDAGVFAIVLEKVPRELAKQITEALSVPTIGIGAGPHCDGQVLVSYDMLGLYGVKFKHVKEYVHLFETVMNAFKTYIEEVKTGKFPGPEHSS
- the panC gene encoding pantoate--beta-alanine ligase; protein product: MLILHTINEAREYIANARREGKKIGLVPTMGYFHEGHLSLMRRARVENDVVVVSLFVNPTQFGPNEDFARYPRDVERDARLAEGVGVDVIFNPSVEEMYPEGYATFVSVEGITETLEGEFRPGHFRGVATVVLKLFNILPADRAYFGLKDYQQLLVVKKMVNDLNLPIEIVPMPIIREEDGLAMSSRNTYLNNEERRAAVVLYKALQYANELVKSGLTDGKRLEHEVEEYIRKEPLARIDYVAVRDPDNLAPVVEISKPVVLLLAVRIGSTRLIDNAVLPMD
- a CDS encoding Gfo/Idh/MocA family oxidoreductase, which translates into the protein MVGERKIKCAVVGYGGAFNMGKAHAQWMNDTGRMITVAACDINPERMEAAKRDFPNIQTYTDIDDMLRESDAELVVIVTPHNTHADLGLKAIEAGKHVVLEKPMCLTVEEATKMIEAAKKAGVTLTTFHNRRHDGDFMMIKEIIEKGLIGEVFHIEAFIGGYNKPGSWWRSDKEISGGCLYDWGAHFVDWILNLIPEKIENVTGFFHKRVWHDVTNEDQTQAIIRFRNGAMADLQVSNIARLPKPKFRILGTKGAIIDEWKGTLRLSTEIEGIPIDTEVKYKDSTWHEYYPNLAAHLLDGAPLEVTPESSRRVIAVIETAEKSAKSGKAEPVPYE